The Pseudomonadota bacterium genome includes a region encoding these proteins:
- a CDS encoding HD-GYP domain-containing protein, with product MNMAIEQQSAAESIWSREMIVHPADLEIGNFVVRLDIPWIETPFPLQGVRIDSEETRDWFEDHCEWVVIDSEQDDERLRQQRAPSPEGAPSGGRARQPGAPSLPINALKGQRLDQDSIGTALKAYGLLDRQARKLFRQIREHGGLEIKTAERVVNELSGYLHQNLAAMVWLTRIKDRDDYTAQHSVNCAILALGLAHALEWSPDRIEQAGMAALLHDVGNVEVDPAILAKPDLLTADEYRNIKAHTRRGYSLLREHHDMDPVVALAALEHHERSDGRGYPDGKRQEEIDEVSRLVTIVDVYDAVTSERPYRPARSHHDALGVLWRGRVEKFDQRMVETFIQFMGWVAPGTLVRLSDGELAVVEETNIVHGFYPVVRKLYPGPAGYRTGERIDMAALRDASGNPVLHVESVLPDGYDGVNVKTLLVAALD from the coding sequence GTGAACATGGCGATCGAGCAGCAATCAGCGGCCGAATCGATCTGGTCCCGGGAGATGATCGTCCATCCGGCCGACCTCGAAATCGGCAATTTCGTCGTTCGCCTGGATATTCCCTGGATCGAGACACCATTCCCCTTGCAGGGCGTGAGAATCGACAGCGAGGAGACTCGAGACTGGTTCGAGGATCACTGCGAGTGGGTGGTGATCGACAGCGAGCAGGATGACGAGCGGTTGCGACAGCAGCGAGCGCCTTCGCCTGAAGGCGCACCGTCCGGTGGCCGTGCGCGACAGCCCGGAGCCCCCAGTCTTCCAATCAACGCGCTGAAAGGACAGCGGCTCGATCAGGACAGCATTGGTACGGCTCTGAAGGCCTACGGGCTGCTCGACCGGCAGGCGCGCAAGCTGTTCAGGCAGATCCGGGAGCATGGAGGCCTGGAAATCAAGACGGCCGAGCGGGTGGTCAACGAGTTGTCGGGATATCTCCACCAGAACCTGGCGGCCATGGTTTGGCTGACCCGGATCAAGGATAGAGACGACTACACCGCCCAGCACTCCGTGAACTGCGCCATCCTGGCGCTGGGGCTGGCGCATGCGCTGGAGTGGTCACCGGACCGCATCGAGCAGGCCGGTATGGCCGCGCTGCTGCATGATGTCGGCAATGTCGAAGTCGATCCGGCAATACTGGCAAAGCCGGACCTGCTGACGGCGGACGAGTACCGGAATATCAAGGCCCACACGCGCCGCGGCTACAGTCTGCTGCGAGAACATCATGACATGGACCCGGTCGTCGCGCTGGCCGCGCTTGAACACCATGAGCGCAGCGACGGACGCGGTTATCCGGACGGCAAGAGGCAGGAGGAAATCGACGAGGTCTCGCGGCTGGTCACCATTGTCGACGTTTATGACGCGGTGACCTCTGAGCGCCCGTATCGACCGGCACGTTCGCACCATGACGCCCTGGGCGTGCTATGGCGCGGACGGGTCGAGAAGTTCGACCAGCGCATGGTCGAAACCTTTATCCAGTTCATGGGCTGGGTTGCGCCCGGTACCCTTGTGCGGTTGTCGGACGGCGAACTGGCCGTGGTCGAGGAAACCAACATCGTGCACGGTTTTTATCCTGTTGTCCGCAAGCTCTATCCAGGCCCGGCCGGATATCGCACCGGCGAGCGGATTGATATGGCGGCGCTGCGCGATGCATCAGGCAATCCCGTTTTGCACGTCGAGTCGGTGCTGCCCGACGGTTATGACGGTGTTAACGTCAAGACGCTGCTGGTCGCGGCGCTGGATTGA
- a CDS encoding DUF2892 domain-containing protein: MNIDRIMFAFAGFMILLSLTLSQLHSSYWLILTAFIGLNMFQAAFTGFCPMAKLLKSLGKQPGQAFK, encoded by the coding sequence ATGAACATCGATCGCATCATGTTTGCCTTCGCCGGATTCATGATCCTGCTCAGCCTCACGCTCTCGCAGCTGCACAGCTCGTACTGGCTGATCCTGACCGCCTTTATCGGACTCAACATGTTCCAGGCAGCCTTCACCGGGTTCTGCCCGATGGCGAAACTTCTGAAGTCGCTGGGCAAGCAACCAGGCCAGGCCTTCAAGTGA
- a CDS encoding DUF3365 domain-containing protein produces MMRTAAGRLLTTVLLSGSIAVAEPAPEWVGEARTGAGALGSQLQQALRAAIREGGPVTGIEVCKIQAPEIARSVSGPRMDVGRTSLKVRNPDNAPDAWEARTLKDFERRLAEGESPGEIETFVIRDDGERRYGHWMKAIPTQGLCTACHGTDIAPEVAEAIDAAYPADQARGYEVGNLRGAFSVEVNLD; encoded by the coding sequence GTGATGCGCACCGCAGCGGGACGACTACTGACAACTGTCCTGCTGAGCGGCAGCATTGCCGTGGCAGAACCGGCTCCGGAGTGGGTTGGCGAAGCCCGCACTGGCGCCGGTGCCTTGGGCAGCCAACTCCAACAGGCGCTGCGTGCTGCCATCCGGGAAGGCGGCCCCGTCACCGGCATCGAGGTCTGCAAGATCCAGGCGCCTGAAATCGCCAGGAGTGTTTCTGGACCACGCATGGACGTTGGCCGCACCTCGCTGAAGGTACGCAACCCCGATAACGCGCCCGATGCATGGGAAGCTCGCACCCTCAAGGACTTCGAACGCCGCCTGGCCGAAGGGGAATCCCCCGGCGAGATCGAGACCTTCGTCATCCGCGACGACGGCGAGCGCCGCTACGGTCACTGGATGAAGGCCATCCCGACGCAGGGCCTGTGCACTGCCTGCCACGGCACCGACATTGCCCCCGAAGTCGCCGAGGCCATCGACGCGGCTTACCCCGCAGATCAGGCCCGCGGCTACGAGGTGGGCAACTTGCGCGGCGCCTTCAGCGTCGAAGTGAACCTCGACTGA
- a CDS encoding sigma 54-interacting transcriptional regulator, which translates to MQQAVLCMTLEPGTRRFVIEGDECTIGTGSDCDIVIEEISVSRRHARIKRENQGWLLEDLDSTNGTRINDCRIEKSASFEPGDRLQFGNVRAELRLEDAAEFEVAAGQPDAPAAGPVRRLDEVPPTLASDRLAQFFIAQLPELIARLRALPVDTHAACIVDCLPKVITGRWRLSREDSIIAESGLAAADPQARQRHCDGPWCLELASTGKVAQSAFDAVADFALNLVQLTAQSGRRALGRPGAGNRPSPPSPPAPPTGHAGLKSLYEQAARVADGDINVLIEGASGTGKELFARYLHAAGGSERPLVTLNCASLPADLLDAELFGIEKGVATGVDERPGKFEQAHGGVLFLDEIGDMAPATQARILRVLQERVVYRIGGSQPRPADVRVVSATNHDMNELVEQGRFRLDLYHRVADWQLRLPTLAERRMDIANLAAHFLKRACQSRGIGFGGISRAALERLQAYPWPGNVRELEREMKRCALFIEDGEALRSDHLQDRIRLAQAQTGFDSEATLKTALERAERLAIRQAIDSQGGNISRAAKQLDVGRSTLYRRIRELDIDVD; encoded by the coding sequence ATGCAGCAAGCGGTCTTGTGCATGACGCTCGAGCCGGGAACCCGCCGCTTCGTCATCGAGGGAGACGAGTGCACGATCGGCACCGGGAGCGACTGCGATATCGTCATCGAGGAAATCTCGGTGTCTCGCCGACATGCCCGAATCAAACGCGAGAATCAGGGTTGGCTTCTGGAGGACCTCGACTCCACCAACGGCACCCGGATCAACGACTGCCGAATCGAGAAGTCCGCATCATTCGAACCCGGTGACCGGCTGCAGTTCGGCAACGTTCGTGCCGAACTCCGGCTCGAAGACGCCGCCGAATTCGAGGTGGCCGCCGGTCAGCCGGATGCCCCCGCCGCCGGGCCCGTTCGTCGCCTGGACGAGGTTCCTCCGACGCTGGCCAGCGACCGGCTGGCACAGTTCTTCATTGCCCAGCTGCCCGAGCTGATCGCCAGGCTGCGCGCCCTGCCGGTCGATACGCATGCTGCCTGTATCGTCGACTGTCTGCCGAAAGTGATCACCGGACGCTGGCGCCTGTCGCGCGAGGACTCGATCATCGCCGAGTCCGGACTGGCCGCTGCCGACCCGCAGGCCCGCCAGCGGCACTGCGATGGCCCCTGGTGTCTCGAGCTGGCCAGTACGGGCAAGGTGGCACAATCCGCCTTCGACGCGGTGGCCGACTTCGCACTGAACCTGGTGCAGCTGACCGCCCAGAGTGGGCGCCGTGCGCTCGGCAGACCGGGTGCGGGCAACAGGCCCTCGCCCCCTTCCCCGCCGGCGCCGCCGACCGGTCACGCCGGGCTGAAATCACTCTACGAGCAGGCCGCTCGCGTGGCCGACGGCGACATCAACGTGCTCATCGAAGGCGCCTCGGGCACCGGCAAGGAACTGTTCGCCCGTTATCTGCATGCTGCCGGCGGGTCGGAGCGACCGCTGGTCACGCTCAACTGCGCCAGCCTGCCCGCCGACCTGCTCGACGCCGAACTGTTCGGCATCGAGAAAGGCGTGGCCACCGGGGTGGACGAGCGCCCCGGCAAGTTCGAGCAGGCGCACGGCGGGGTGCTGTTTCTCGACGAGATCGGCGACATGGCGCCGGCCACGCAAGCACGCATCCTGCGGGTATTGCAGGAGCGCGTGGTCTATCGCATCGGCGGCAGTCAGCCTCGTCCGGCCGACGTGCGGGTCGTTTCGGCGACCAACCACGACATGAACGAGCTGGTCGAACAGGGCCGCTTCCGGCTCGACCTCTATCACCGCGTCGCCGACTGGCAGCTCCGGCTGCCCACGCTGGCCGAACGCCGCATGGACATCGCCAATCTCGCCGCCCATTTCCTCAAGCGCGCCTGCCAGTCGCGGGGTATCGGCTTCGGCGGCATCTCCAGGGCTGCGCTGGAACGCCTGCAGGCCTATCCCTGGCCCGGCAACGTGCGCGAACTCGAACGCGAAATGAAGCGCTGTGCCCTGTTCATCGAGGACGGCGAGGCGCTGCGCTCGGACCATCTTCAGGATCGCATCCGATTGGCGCAAGCACAGACCGGATTCGACTCGGAGGCGACCCTCAAGACCGCGCTGGAACGCGCGGAGCGCCTGGCCATCCGGCAGGCGATCGACAGTCAGGGCGGCAATATCAGCCGGGCGGCAAAGCAGCTCGACGTCGGCCGCTCGACCCTGTATCGGCGCATCCGGGAACTGGATATCGATGTCGACTGA
- a CDS encoding protein kinase, whose product MSTDSRSDLLDWETGIPLASGGSAEVVRAWCPTLGCDIAVKYLRAEEPGAIARLVREAETQKGLEHPHILRVHQTGVHLGRHYIAMDLVEGQPIDRALEPADQDTRLDLFEQVLDAVALAHRVGVTHRDLKPANILVERTDHGLHAWVMDFGLARQAEDATLTVTGHAVGTPGYMAPEQARGEKHVDARADVFALGVILYRLLTGKLPFEGDTPMAMMLQAASGDIVPISGLRRQLPEGLVRIVARCLEYRPSDRYADAGELLADVRAFRNGQALRARRVGRLYGLRRWTRRNPMLATAGMAVALLVAISTAAVVWNWQRSATELATARTLIASAERVRGDWHIDQMRPPHDQSGAREAALETLQHLDEETRRIGRQASAEVHAAMADLHYALGNHAAALELARGAWQAGLRDSTVASRAARALLRQHSEQRIQRSLSVDPELLPELHEQAKAELLKQLAPYRGHLPAETERLVSASLGEDTDETLTWMAAIEPVTPDDWDTLLILAQHQTAEAALDLMRDQDRATARIDRIDQALASLGETARSSAGVHLARCQLAAVEANPLNTAYDPEAESGIDRIEHCRIGLEIRRDDPDLLAARAYWLWQTAKRNLRARKGYVDLLDEAIDLAGRALEQAPDNHAARLSLGTALQLKGRWAMSNGQPESGYLQRARKILRQAHERFPGSVNIINNLALAWSHTATSRHANGDFDGGEAANEEAIRWMQRAAELRPDDRRLVHNAMAMETFLLYDRQKRGRHEMADHHRLDAGLESLIERYPDYATPYNTLALLWWGLAEFQQRAGENPNPALNRAENALRRLLALEPDHESGQINLAGVLRHRYSFNTPAQSDGLEAAADEALSIYRRLERPDAEQREFGCLIAEVLTARAARRPPGQRLTMLAEAERLSRVGDNIDWMRLECLAARARLALVMTESTGTGDQLESIWNEISSTMTTDTPDDAALMHAAAELAAALGRTGFAIDWAARAASQNPQYAVAQPAG is encoded by the coding sequence ATGTCGACTGACAGTCGATCAGACCTGCTCGACTGGGAAACCGGCATCCCGCTGGCCAGCGGCGGCTCGGCCGAGGTGGTTCGTGCCTGGTGCCCGACGCTGGGCTGCGACATTGCAGTCAAGTACCTCAGGGCCGAGGAGCCCGGCGCCATCGCCCGGCTGGTTCGCGAGGCCGAAACCCAGAAGGGCCTCGAGCATCCGCACATTCTGCGCGTGCACCAGACCGGCGTGCATCTGGGCCGGCACTACATCGCCATGGACCTGGTCGAGGGCCAGCCCATCGACCGGGCCCTCGAACCCGCCGACCAGGACACCCGCCTGGACCTGTTCGAGCAGGTGCTCGACGCCGTGGCGCTGGCGCACCGGGTCGGGGTGACCCACCGCGATCTCAAGCCGGCCAACATCCTGGTCGAGCGCACCGACCACGGCCTGCATGCCTGGGTGATGGACTTCGGGTTGGCCCGGCAGGCCGAAGACGCCACCCTGACGGTGACAGGCCACGCCGTCGGCACGCCCGGCTACATGGCGCCGGAACAGGCGCGCGGAGAAAAGCACGTCGACGCTCGCGCCGACGTCTTCGCCCTGGGGGTCATTCTCTATCGCCTGCTGACCGGCAAACTGCCGTTCGAAGGCGACACGCCGATGGCCATGATGCTGCAGGCCGCATCCGGCGACATCGTCCCGATCTCGGGCCTGAGACGCCAGCTGCCCGAGGGCCTGGTGCGCATCGTCGCGCGCTGCCTGGAGTATCGCCCGAGCGACCGTTATGCCGATGCCGGCGAGCTGCTGGCCGATGTGCGTGCGTTCCGCAACGGCCAGGCCCTGCGTGCCCGGCGCGTCGGGCGGCTCTACGGCCTCAGGCGATGGACCAGGCGCAACCCGATGCTGGCAACAGCCGGCATGGCGGTCGCACTGCTGGTCGCGATCAGTACGGCCGCCGTGGTCTGGAACTGGCAACGCAGCGCCACCGAACTTGCCACCGCCCGCACCCTGATCGCCAGCGCCGAGCGCGTCAGAGGCGACTGGCACATCGACCAGATGCGTCCGCCACACGACCAGTCCGGGGCTCGCGAAGCGGCACTGGAAACGCTGCAACACCTGGACGAGGAAACGCGCCGGATCGGACGACAAGCAAGCGCCGAGGTTCATGCAGCGATGGCCGATCTGCACTACGCACTCGGTAACCACGCGGCCGCCCTGGAACTGGCCCGGGGCGCCTGGCAGGCGGGCCTGCGTGATAGTACCGTGGCCAGCCGGGCAGCCCGTGCACTGCTTCGACAGCACAGCGAGCAGCGAATCCAGCGCAGCCTGTCGGTTGACCCGGAGCTGCTGCCCGAGCTGCACGAGCAGGCGAAAGCCGAGCTGCTGAAGCAGCTGGCACCCTACCGGGGTCATCTGCCTGCGGAAACCGAGCGCCTGGTCTCCGCCAGCCTGGGCGAAGACACTGATGAAACCCTGACGTGGATGGCGGCAATCGAGCCGGTTACCCCCGATGACTGGGACACGCTGCTGATCCTGGCCCAGCATCAGACCGCCGAGGCGGCCCTGGATCTGATGCGCGATCAGGATCGGGCCACTGCGCGCATCGACCGCATCGACCAGGCGCTGGCTTCGCTTGGCGAAACCGCACGTTCCAGCGCCGGCGTTCACCTGGCACGCTGCCAACTGGCCGCCGTCGAGGCCAACCCGCTCAACACGGCATATGACCCGGAGGCTGAGAGCGGCATCGATCGTATCGAGCACTGTCGCATCGGGCTCGAAATCCGCCGCGACGACCCCGATCTGCTGGCCGCCAGGGCTTACTGGCTCTGGCAGACAGCCAAGCGCAACCTCAGAGCGCGCAAGGGCTACGTGGATCTACTCGACGAGGCCATCGACCTGGCGGGACGAGCACTCGAGCAAGCGCCCGACAACCACGCGGCCCGCCTGTCCCTGGGCACCGCGCTACAGCTCAAGGGCCGCTGGGCCATGAGCAATGGACAGCCGGAATCCGGCTACCTCCAGCGAGCGCGCAAAATTCTGCGGCAGGCGCACGAGCGCTTTCCCGGCAGCGTGAACATCATCAACAACCTGGCGCTGGCCTGGAGCCACACCGCCACATCGCGCCACGCCAACGGCGACTTCGACGGCGGCGAGGCGGCGAACGAAGAAGCCATCCGCTGGATGCAACGTGCCGCCGAACTCCGGCCGGATGACCGCCGCCTGGTCCACAACGCAATGGCCATGGAAACATTCCTGCTCTACGATCGGCAGAAACGCGGGCGCCATGAAATGGCAGATCACCACCGGCTGGACGCGGGCCTGGAGTCGCTGATCGAGCGCTATCCCGACTACGCCACGCCATACAACACACTGGCACTGCTGTGGTGGGGGCTGGCCGAGTTCCAGCAGCGAGCCGGAGAAAACCCGAACCCCGCCCTCAACCGGGCCGAGAATGCCTTGCGGCGCCTGCTCGCACTGGAACCCGACCACGAGAGCGGACAGATCAACCTGGCCGGCGTACTTCGCCACCGCTACTCGTTCAACACCCCCGCCCAATCCGACGGTCTGGAGGCCGCTGCCGACGAGGCACTGTCGATCTACCGTCGGCTCGAGCGACCCGACGCCGAACAGCGCGAATTCGGCTGCCTGATTGCAGAAGTGTTGACCGCCCGGGCAGCTCGACGGCCACCCGGCCAGCGACTGACCATGCTGGCCGAGGCCGAAAGACTCAGCCGGGTCGGAGACAACATCGACTGGATGCGGCTTGAATGCCTCGCCGCGCGAGCCAGGCTGGCCCTGGTCATGACCGAGTCCACCGGCACCGGCGATCAGCTTGAAAGCATCTGGAACGAGATCTCGTCAACCATGACCACGGACACGCCAGACGACGCGGCCCTGATGCATGCCGCCGCCGAGCTGGCCGCGGCACTCGGCAGAACCGGGTTTGCCATCGACTGGGCCGCCCGCGCCGCCAGCCAGAACCCGCAGTACGCGGTCGCGCAACCAGCCGGCTGA
- a CDS encoding Glu/Leu/Phe/Val dehydrogenase, whose product MNLFETIHTTEHEQVIFCHNKDAGLKAIIAIHNTTLGPALGGMRMWPYATEQEALDDVLRLSRGMTYKASVAGLNLGGGKSVIIGDPRKDKSEALFRAVGRFIDSLHGRYITAEDVGIDVNDMEYVFQETDNVVGVHQVHGGSGDPSPFTAFGTLQGIRASLQRKFGDEEIGSYSYAVQGVGHVGMELVKLLRNEGSRVFVTDINEDAVQAAVDLGCEAVGTDEIYDVDADVYSPTALGATVNEQTIPRFKFKIVCGAANNQLATEECGDELERRGIIYAPDYAVNAGGLMNVSIEFEGYNRERAKRMTRAIYYNVSKIFQIAERDGIPTWKAADRMAEERIAMVGKLKLPFMGRAHRFPGRERGNH is encoded by the coding sequence ATGAATTTGTTTGAAACCATCCACACGACCGAGCACGAGCAGGTCATTTTCTGCCACAACAAGGACGCCGGCCTCAAGGCCATCATCGCCATTCACAACACCACGCTCGGCCCGGCACTGGGTGGCATGCGCATGTGGCCTTACGCAACCGAGCAGGAAGCGCTCGACGATGTGCTGCGTCTGTCGCGCGGCATGACCTACAAGGCGTCCGTCGCCGGCCTCAACCTCGGCGGCGGCAAATCGGTCATCATCGGCGACCCGCGCAAGGACAAGTCCGAGGCGCTGTTTCGGGCGGTAGGCCGATTCATCGACTCGCTGCACGGCCGCTACATCACTGCCGAGGACGTCGGCATCGACGTCAACGACATGGAATACGTCTTCCAGGAAACCGACAATGTCGTTGGTGTCCACCAGGTTCACGGCGGTTCCGGCGACCCTTCGCCATTCACTGCCTTCGGCACCCTGCAGGGCATTCGCGCCAGCCTTCAGCGCAAGTTCGGCGACGAGGAGATCGGCAGCTACAGCTACGCTGTGCAGGGCGTTGGCCATGTCGGCATGGAACTGGTCAAACTGCTTAGAAACGAAGGTTCCAGGGTCTTTGTGACCGACATCAATGAAGACGCCGTGCAGGCAGCCGTTGATCTGGGCTGCGAGGCCGTCGGCACCGATGAAATCTACGACGTCGACGCAGACGTCTATTCCCCGACCGCCCTGGGCGCAACCGTCAATGAGCAGACGATTCCGCGCTTCAAGTTCAAGATCGTCTGCGGCGCCGCCAACAATCAGCTCGCCACCGAGGAATGCGGCGATGAGCTTGAACGCCGCGGCATCATTTATGCACCGGACTACGCCGTCAACGCTGGCGGCCTGATGAACGTGTCGATCGAGTTCGAGGGCTATAATCGCGAGCGCGCCAAGCGCATGACCCGCGCGATCTACTACAATGTCTCGAAGATCTTCCAGATCGCCGAGCGCGACGGTATTCCGACCTGGAAGGCGGCCGATCGCATGGCCGAGGAACGCATCGCCATGGTCGGCAAGCTCAAGCTGCCCTTCATGGGACGCGCTCACCGTTTCCCGGGCCGCGAGCGCGGAAACCACTGA
- a CDS encoding isovaleryl-CoA dehydrogenase: MKLSQDIELLRDSVRRFAEEAIAPRAEEIDRSNEFPQELWTALGQMGLLGITVPEQYGGSDMGYLAHLVAMEEISRASGSIGLSYGAHSNLCLDNLCRNGSETQRQKYVPRLVAGEWVGALAMSEPGAGSDVVGSMSCRAEKQGDVWVANGSKMWITNGPECDVALVYMRTAGRDAGSKCMTAFLVEKDFGGFTKAQKLDKFGMRGSNTCELVFDNCEIPDENVLGEVNEGVKILMSGLNSERLVLSGGPIGIMQAAMDNVLPYIRERKQFGRTLSDFGLMQAKIGDMYTALQSSRGFAYQVASDYDHGDKSRIDAAACLLHASTSAVKVALEAIQALGGNGYINEYPTGRLLRDAKLYDIGAGTNEIRRMLIGRELAAGRT, translated from the coding sequence ATGAAACTTTCCCAAGACATCGAGCTGCTCAGAGACAGCGTTCGCCGCTTCGCCGAGGAAGCGATCGCTCCGCGCGCGGAGGAAATTGACCGGTCCAACGAGTTTCCACAGGAACTCTGGACGGCGCTGGGACAGATGGGCCTGCTGGGCATCACCGTTCCCGAGCAATACGGCGGTTCGGACATGGGCTACCTGGCCCACCTGGTGGCGATGGAGGAGATCTCGCGCGCTTCCGGCTCGATCGGTCTGTCCTACGGTGCACATTCCAACCTGTGCCTCGACAACCTCTGCCGCAACGGCAGCGAGACCCAGCGCCAGAAATACGTACCAAGGCTCGTTGCCGGAGAGTGGGTCGGAGCACTGGCCATGTCCGAGCCGGGCGCCGGCTCCGACGTCGTCGGCTCAATGAGCTGTCGGGCGGAAAAGCAGGGCGATGTCTGGGTCGCCAATGGCTCGAAGATGTGGATCACCAATGGACCGGAATGCGACGTAGCGCTGGTCTACATGCGCACCGCCGGCCGGGACGCCGGCAGCAAGTGCATGACCGCCTTCCTGGTCGAGAAGGATTTCGGCGGTTTCACCAAGGCCCAGAAGCTCGACAAGTTCGGTATGCGCGGCTCCAACACCTGCGAGCTGGTCTTCGACAACTGCGAGATCCCCGACGAAAACGTGCTCGGAGAGGTCAACGAAGGCGTGAAGATCCTGATGTCGGGCCTGAACTCCGAGCGCCTGGTGCTCTCCGGCGGCCCCATCGGCATCATGCAGGCGGCCATGGACAACGTGCTGCCCTACATCCGCGAGCGCAAGCAGTTCGGCCGCACCCTGTCGGACTTCGGGCTGATGCAGGCCAAGATCGGGGACATGTACACCGCGCTGCAGTCTTCACGGGGCTTTGCCTACCAGGTGGCCTCCGACTATGATCACGGCGACAAATCGCGCATCGACGCCGCTGCCTGCCTCCTGCATGCCTCGACCAGCGCCGTGAAAGTCGCGCTCGAGGCCATTCAGGCCCTGGGCGGCAACGGCTACATCAACGAGTACCCAACCGGCCGTTTGCTCCGGGACGCCAAACTCTACGACATCGGCGCCGGCACCAACGAAATCCGGCGCATGCTCATTGGAAGAGAATTGGCGGCAGGACGCACCTGA
- a CDS encoding SLC13 family permease: protein MTVEIALVFIIIGIALYLFASEKFPLDVTAFLILVSVTAIPLLFHSEWLLDRGIDLQSAFPTVREGLSGLSSPATVTVLAMFILSAGVQRSGLIHRLGMLLAPWMNGPEWRQITIIALLVGPVSGLINNTAAVAVAIPLVLDMAKRSNSQAARLLLPLSFLAMMGGTLTLIGTSTNLLASSLLADSEAFGREIGLFEFTHLGLVVLATGLIYFLLVGRWLMPARDLVQVHDSEEEKFVFEVQIQSGSSLLGKSISEADFDEQTGTEAVRLVRGDQSHIKRAATTRLKVGDILQLRGNRRQVADLIKSGEVEVLSEFGQSRRVRADGHLARLLLRNDRVFKDTPAAQVDFWRRYQARLVGPEVETVQSRRLADEPLMVGEIVLVQLSSTALDRLRRHPDVVVLDSFEDEFDVRRMWSAGLVVAGVVLAAALTPLPIVLTALIGVVAMFFCGCLAREDLYSGVSWNVIFLLAGVIPLGIAMTKSGAAEWLATGIAGGASDWHPLLVLMALYLLTTVLTEMVSNNASVVILVPVGISIAEQLGLPVFPVVLTVMFAASTSFLSPVGYQTNTMIYGTGLYRFTDFAKVGAPLNLVLMVVTSATIYQMWM, encoded by the coding sequence ATGACCGTCGAAATCGCGCTGGTCTTCATCATCATCGGCATCGCGCTGTATCTGTTCGCCAGCGAGAAGTTTCCGCTCGACGTCACCGCCTTCCTGATCCTGGTATCCGTCACCGCGATTCCGCTGCTGTTTCACTCCGAATGGCTGCTCGATCGCGGTATTGACCTGCAGTCGGCGTTTCCGACCGTGCGCGAGGGCCTGTCCGGCCTGTCCTCCCCGGCCACCGTCACGGTGCTGGCGATGTTCATCCTGTCGGCCGGCGTGCAGCGCTCGGGGCTGATCCACCGCCTGGGCATGCTGTTGGCACCGTGGATGAATGGCCCCGAATGGCGCCAGATCACCATCATCGCTCTGCTCGTCGGCCCGGTCTCGGGCCTGATCAACAACACCGCGGCGGTCGCGGTGGCCATCCCGCTGGTGCTCGACATGGCCAAGCGCTCGAACTCGCAAGCCGCCCGCCTGCTGCTGCCGCTGAGTTTCCTGGCCATGATGGGCGGCACGCTGACGCTGATCGGGACCTCGACCAACCTGCTCGCCTCCTCGCTGCTGGCCGACTCGGAAGCCTTCGGCCGCGAGATCGGCCTGTTCGAGTTCACCCATCTGGGCCTGGTCGTGCTCGCCACCGGGCTGATCTATTTCCTGCTCGTCGGCCGCTGGCTCATGCCAGCCCGGGATCTCGTCCAGGTCCACGACAGTGAAGAAGAAAAGTTCGTCTTCGAAGTACAGATCCAGTCCGGCAGCTCGCTGCTCGGCAAGAGCATCAGCGAGGCGGACTTCGACGAGCAGACCGGCACCGAAGCCGTCCGCCTGGTGCGCGGCGACCAATCACATATCAAGCGGGCCGCGACCACGCGCCTGAAGGTCGGCGATATCCTGCAGCTGCGCGGGAACCGCCGCCAGGTGGCCGATCTGATCAAGTCCGGGGAGGTCGAAGTGCTATCAGAGTTCGGGCAGTCGCGACGCGTGCGCGCCGACGGCCATCTGGCGCGACTACTGCTGCGCAATGATCGCGTGTTCAAGGACACGCCGGCAGCGCAAGTCGATTTCTGGCGCCGCTACCAGGCCCGCCTGGTCGGCCCGGAAGTCGAGACGGTCCAGTCCCGGCGCCTGGCCGACGAGCCGCTGATGGTCGGCGAGATCGTGCTGGTCCAGCTTTCATCCACCGCACTGGACCGCCTGCGCCGCCATCCCGACGTGGTCGTGCTCGACAGCTTCGAGGACGAATTCGACGTCCGGCGCATGTGGTCGGCCGGACTGGTCGTCGCCGGTGTCGTTCTGGCCGCGGCACTTACGCCGCTGCCGATCGTCCTGACCGCGCTGATCGGCGTGGTCGCCATGTTCTTCTGCGGCTGCCTGGCGCGCGAGGATCTCTATTCCGGCGTTTCATGGAACGTCATCTTCCTGCTCGCCGGCGTGATTCCGCTGGGTATCGCCATGACCAAGTCGGGCGCGGCCGAGTGGCTGGCCACGGGCATCGCCGGTGGCGCCAGCGACTGGCACCCCCTGCTGGTGCTCATGGCGCTGTACCTGCTCACCACAGTGCTGACCGAGATGGTGAGCAACAACGCCTCGGTGGTGATCCTGGTGCCGGTCGGCATCAGCATCGCCGAGCAGCTTGGCCTGCCGGTCTTTCCGGTCGTTCTGACCGTGATGTTCGCCGCCTCGACCAGCTTCCTGTCACCGGTCGGCTACCAGACCAACACCATGATCTACGGCACCGGCCTGTACCGGTTCACGGATTTCGCCAAGGTCGGCGCACCGCTGAACCTGGTGCTGATGGTCGTTACCAGCGCGACCATCTACCAGATGTGGATGTAA